A genome region from Arachis duranensis cultivar V14167 chromosome 6, aradu.V14167.gnm2.J7QH, whole genome shotgun sequence includes the following:
- the LOC107492541 gene encoding NPL4-like protein 2, which produces MMLRIRSRDGLERVAVENPHATVSQLKSIIQTQLGIPVENQTLSTNQNLLLSKSLEDLVRFTDMTNPDATLSSLGLSHGSILFLSYAGDRRGVPGPPAAFSPAGSFGRKMTMDDLIAKQMRVTRQEQPHCELVSFDRDCANAFQNYVNETLAFAVKRGGFMYGTVSEEGKVEVDFIYEPPQQGTEENLVIFRDPEEEKLVDAIAVGLGMRKVGFIFTQTISQDKKDYTLSNREVLQAAEFHAESGLKEWVTAVVKLEVNEDSMGADVHFEAFQMSDMCVRLFKEGWFETEIKDDDDPKLSKMKKEVVVGVKDTKEVDNDFFLVVVKIFDHQGPLTSTFPIENRNNLVTMKALKSHLDRSKNLPFVKRISDFHLLLVLARVLDLAADVPALTECVQTQTSVPEGYQILIESMASAA; this is translated from the exons ATGATGCTCAGAATCAGAAGCCGCGACGGCCTCGAGCGAGTAGCAGTGGAAAACCCGCACGCCACAGTTTCTCAACTTAAATCGATTATTCAAACACAACTTGGAATTCCGGTGGAGAATCAAACGCTCTCTACCAATCAGAACCTTCTTCTTTCCAAGTCTCTAGAAGATCTCGTTCGATTCACCGACATGACTAACCCCGACGCTACTCTCTCCTCCCTCGGCCTCTCCCATGGCTCAATCCTATTCCTCTCCTACGCCGGCGACCGCCGCGGCGTCCCCGGCCCTCCCGCCGCCTTCAGCCCCGCCGGCTCCTTTGGCCGCAAGATGACTATGGATGACCTAATCGCCAAGCAGATGCGTGTCACGCGCCAGGAGCAACCGCACTGCGAGCTCGTCTCGTTCGATCGTGATTGCGCCAACGCGTTCCAGAATTACGTCAACGAAACTCTAGCCTTTGCCGTTAAGCGCGGCGGGTTCATGTACGGCACCGTTTCGGAGGAAGGCAAAGTCGAGGTAGACTTCATCTACGAGCCGCCTCAGCAGGGTACGGAGGAGAATTTGGTAATTTTCAGGGACCCTGAGGAGGAGAAGCTTGTGGATGCTATTGCTGTGGGATTGGGGATGAGAAAGGTAGGGTTTATATTCACGCAGACGATAAGCCAGGACAAGAAGGATTATACTTTATCGAATAGGGAGGTTCTTCAGGCTGCAGAGTTTCATGCGGAGAGTGGGTTGAAGGAGTGGGTCACTGCGGTTGTGAAGTTGGAGGTGAATGAGGATAGTATGGGCGCTGATGTGCACTTTGAGGCGTTTCAGATGAGCGACATGTGTGTTAGGTTGTTTAAGGAAGGGTGGTTTGAGACGGAGATCAAGGACGACGATGATCCTAAGTTGTCTAAGATGAAGAAAGAAGTGGTTGTTGGTGTTAAGGATACTAAAGAAGTTGACAATGATTTCTTCCTTGTGGTTGTTAAAATCTTTGATCATCAG GGTCCTCTTACATCAACATTTCCCATTGAGAACCGAAATAATCTGGTGACAATGAAGGCGCTGAAGAGTCATCTTGATCGGTCAAAAAACCTTCCTTTTGTGAAGCGAATTTCAGATTTTCATCTCCTTCTTGTATTGGCAAGGGTTTTGGACCTGGCCGCCGATGTTCCCGCACTGACAGAATGTGTGCAGACCCAGACTTCGGTACCGGAAGGCTACCAGATCCTTATTGAGTCCATGGCGAGTGCTGCTTGA